In the Castor canadensis chromosome 1, mCasCan1.hap1v2, whole genome shotgun sequence genome, TCCTGTCACAGTTAATTACACATAATTATATTCAAAATTTTTTAGCAAAGAATTAAGAGCCTAATTGGAaaccaatgagaaaaaaaattactcaatAATTTCAATTAGGGACTCCACagataaacataatttttaaaaaagggaaaaatttatcTGTAACTACTGCAGCACAATTTTTTTCACTATACAAAATATTCTAAATTCCAAGATGACTTTCACTGAATCAACAGTATAAAATATTCCAGAAAGCAAAATGTACAATTATAATATGATGTTTGTACTGTTTTCTATTAATACagtgcaaatttttttttatagaattGACAGAATTTTACAGCCTATAACATTctgggaaaataaaaattcagtagtTACTCCACCCCTACGCCTCACccatgttttacatttttcagtTTCAATTAACAACTGCAAACTTCagtcataaaatattaaatgaaaaattccagaaataaaaaaagtcaTGTTTGAAATTGAGCACCATCATGAGCAACATGAATCATCCCCTGTCCTCCGTGTACACAGTGTATACTTTACATCCCCATTAGGCATTTCAAAGCCAACTTGGCTTTCAGACCTGCTTGTGTTAGCACAGTACTTGTGTTCAAATAACCTTTATTTCCTTAATAATGGTGCCCGGGCATATGagcagtgatgctggcaatttggGCATGCCAAAGAGGACACTTGAAGTACTTCCtttaaataaaaaggtaaaagttCTCCACtttatgaggaaagaaaaaaaattgtatgctGAAGATACTTAAATCTATGGTAACTGTAAACCTATGAAgttgtgaaagaaaaagaaatttgttctGGCTTTGTTGTTCTTCAGACTCCAAAAGTTACATCCACAGTGCCTGATAAGTGCTTATTTATTCATATCTCTTTATCTCTTCACATAGGTGTGGCATGATCTTGcataatcacaagaaaaaaagtgaatagaTTACAATAAGGTATTTTGAGAGACAAAGtatattcacataacttttattacactatatttctataatttttagcTTGTTATTAGtaattgcttttaatttcttACCATGCCTAATTTACAAATCAAACTTTCTCATGGGACCATGTGTATAGGAAAAACACAACATACGCAGGGTTCAGTATCATGCTTGATTTTGGACATCTACTGGGTGTCATGGGTGCATTTCTAAGGATCAGAGGGAATTATGGTGCACACTATTTTTAGGCAAGAAAAACTGTTGAGAAAAATTGCAGATGTGAATGAATTATGCACTTAAGGTGATAACAGTTGGTGTGGGATGACCAGTCTTTTTTGTGGCAGGTTTTCCACTTCCAAAATTTCTGGGCAATGTCAGTAGTTACTATGTGATCCCAAGGCTGAATTGCTGATCCCACAATATTGTAAGGGAACATTCCAAGATTCTGACCTCCCATTAGGCACAAAAGCTTAGTCTGCAGCCCCCAAAACACCTGGGAGGTACAAAAATTGAAGGAGGGGACAGGAATAGTCATAGAAGAACAGCAATAAACAGCCTCCTTGGGAGTGTTACAGGTTGCATAGTGTAAGCCAAATTTATATGTTAAGGTGATAAACCCCAGTGTTTAAAGAAGTCAGTTTAAATGAAGTATCTGAGGAGTGCTGTAATCCAATATGACAgctgtttttgtaaaaagaaaaaaccaggaCTAGACACATACAGATGAAggatatgtgaaaaaaaaaagccacctgcCAGTCTAGGAGAGAGTccctcaaaagaaagcaatgctaAAGTCTCTTGTGTAATTTGCAGCCTCTTAGAATTGTGAGGAAGTAGGTTTCTCTTGTGTAACCCACCTGGTGTGTGTTAGCTTCCTATGGCAGCCCTACCAAACTAATGAATTATTGCCAAAGACAGGAAAGTCATTTGAAGGTAAAAGAGAGTTGAGCCTAAAAGAGAAGATGAGTAGAGATTTCAcataaaaaaatgagatttagAATTCAGGAAACTGGAAAATAAGTGCATGAGGCAAAAACATGCACAAAGCATTTATACAAGTGACATAAGtaaaaaattttgttcttttttttttactacagtATGTCGCTTTACAACAtttaattttcctaaaattttttcctaattttaaaaatactgtggtTCCACAGTTTTGACAGGTTGTATTCATTTCTTCCATTTAATCataaattcttaaatttaaaaatgtcaaaacttCTCAACTTAGTGCTTCCACTTATTCTGAAAATAAACTCATAGTAGATGAACTATTCTTGAAAACTTCCCCACTTAAAATAAGTTTCATGGCTTTCCTAAACCAAggataaaataaagcataaatcAATGGATTCATGGCTGAGTTATAATAGGCAATCCAGCAACAAATTTCATAAATATAAGCAGGGGTGATAAATCCCATAAAAGCATCAACTAATGAATCAATGGTATAAGGTAACCATGAGGCCATAAATGCTACCACTGTGACTCCCAGGGTCTTagctgcttttctctctcttttggccaCCCTGGCTTTATAACTCTCTGAGGATGATTCTGTTTTCCTActccctgtagtagtttcaatttTTATAGCTTGCTGTTTAGCTACTAAGAAAATCTTACTATAAAGAATGATCATAACAAGAGTAGGTATGAAGAATAATAGGAAATCTACCAAAACCCAATCTCGATTGACAACTATTTGACAGCCACCTACACAATTGAGGGCAATTACTAAGTTTTCCATCCCATCATCACTGATACCTGTGGAGAACACAGCAGCGCTGTACACCAGGGGCAGGATCCAGGAGATGCCAATGCAAATTCCTGACACGGACACCGTGAGCTTGGTGGGATAGACCAGAGGGTCAGTGACAGCAATGTACCTGTCAATGGAGATGAAGCACAGGTGGAAGAGAGAAGAGTAGCAAAATGCTGCATCACAGCAACTGTGAATGGTGCAAAATATAGCTCCAAAGTACCAGCAGCTCTCCACAGACCTGACCATACTGAAGGGCATCACTGTCACTCCCACACAGAAGTCAGCACAAGCCAGAGAGGCGATGAGAAAATTGGCGGGAGAATGCAACTGCTTGAAATGCAGGATGGAGATCATCACCAGGAGGTTCCCACACACAGCCAGCACAGCCCCAAAGCCAAACACCATGTACAGGACCACCCGGGGCCCAGGGGAGTAAGGAGTTTTAATACATGATCCATTCACATTCTCATAGCAAAGCTGCAAAATTGGCTGGGAGAAGTTGCTGGTCATGGTTCTGCTGTGCAATCCTTGATCTATTTCTGTACTTCTTTGTGGTAGGCAATAATGATATTgagttctgaaaataaaaaaaattgtactaCATATCTGAGCAACTACTTTTAAATGTTTCCTGAATCATACCCATTTTCTATTTTAgtcatttaaaaacttaaaagaaacttAAATCCTCAGAAAACCATTCTCCCTTTTTTAACcaaataattatttctataatTACATCTAAGCCTC is a window encoding:
- the LOC109687510 gene encoding trace amine-associated receptor 8b; translation: MTSNFSQPILQLCYENVNGSCIKTPYSPGPRVVLYMVFGFGAVLAVCGNLLVMISILHFKQLHSPANFLIASLACADFCVGVTVMPFSMVRSVESCWYFGAIFCTIHSCCDAAFCYSSLFHLCFISIDRYIAVTDPLVYPTKLTVSVSGICIGISWILPLVYSAAVFSTGISDDGMENLVIALNCVGGCQIVVNRDWVLVDFLLFFIPTLVMIILYSKIFLVAKQQAIKIETTTGSRKTESSSESYKARVAKRERKAAKTLGVTVVAFMASWLPYTIDSLVDAFMGFITPAYIYEICCWIAYYNSAMNPLIYALFYPWFRKAMKLILSGEVFKNSSSTMSLFSE